In a genomic window of Alcanivorax sp.:
- a CDS encoding cobyric acid synthase, with protein sequence MVQGCTSDAGKSTVVAALCRWFARRGYSVAPFKPQNMALNSAVTVDGGEIGRSTALQALACGIEPHSDMNPVLLKPQTDMGAQVILRGQVLGNMQALDYHAYKKTASEAVLAAWKDLSNRYDVIIAEGAGSPAEINLRDNDIANMGFAELVDCPVILVADIDRGGVFAHLTGTLDLLSKTEQQRTLGFVINRFRGDLSLLQGGLDWLEDRTGKPVFGVLPYLHGLTLDAEDAVAEQGDHDGDALKVVVPLLPRMSNHNDFDPLRLHPQVDLRFVKMGEVWPAADLVILPGSKATRADLAFLREQDWDKQIEKHLRYGGKVLGICGGFQMLGERIDDPDGLESDAGNSPGLGWLGMTTRLIAGKQLRNVQGVFLPTRTAIHGYEIHNGISEGPALSQPMLKLGARDEGAISDDGQIMGCYLHGLFDSAEAGNAILQWAGLRSDRAVDYDAHRQKDLDRLADMIDQHLDTKKLLSVL encoded by the coding sequence ATGGTTCAGGGCTGTACGTCGGATGCCGGGAAGAGCACCGTGGTGGCGGCGTTGTGTCGGTGGTTTGCGCGGCGGGGGTATTCGGTGGCGCCGTTCAAGCCGCAGAACATGGCGTTGAACAGTGCGGTGACTGTGGACGGTGGGGAGATTGGGCGGTCTACCGCGTTGCAGGCGCTGGCTTGCGGGATTGAACCGCATAGCGACATGAATCCGGTGTTGCTCAAGCCGCAGACCGACATGGGCGCCCAGGTGATACTCCGCGGCCAGGTGTTGGGCAATATGCAGGCGCTGGATTATCACGCGTATAAAAAGACCGCCAGTGAAGCGGTGCTGGCGGCCTGGAAAGATCTTTCGAACCGCTATGATGTGATTATCGCCGAAGGCGCCGGCAGTCCGGCGGAAATCAATCTGCGTGACAACGATATCGCCAATATGGGCTTTGCCGAGCTGGTGGATTGCCCGGTGATTCTGGTGGCGGATATCGATCGCGGTGGGGTCTTTGCCCATCTCACCGGCACGCTGGATCTTCTTTCCAAAACCGAGCAACAACGAACCCTGGGTTTTGTCATCAACCGTTTTCGCGGTGACCTGTCGTTATTGCAGGGCGGGCTGGACTGGCTGGAAGATCGCACCGGCAAACCGGTGTTCGGGGTGCTGCCTTATCTGCATGGCCTGACCCTGGATGCGGAAGACGCGGTGGCCGAGCAGGGTGACCATGACGGTGATGCGCTCAAGGTAGTCGTGCCGCTGTTGCCGCGCATGAGCAACCATAATGATTTCGATCCGCTGCGTTTGCACCCCCAGGTCGACCTGCGTTTTGTGAAAATGGGGGAGGTCTGGCCAGCGGCAGATCTGGTAATCCTTCCTGGTAGCAAGGCAACTCGGGCCGACCTTGCATTTCTGCGTGAGCAGGATTGGGACAAACAGATCGAAAAACACCTGCGTTATGGCGGCAAGGTGCTGGGTATCTGCGGTGGATTTCAGATGTTGGGCGAACGGATCGATGATCCTGACGGGCTGGAAAGTGATGCGGGCAACAGCCCTGGTCTTGGCTGGTTGGGGATGACTACCCGGCTGATTGCCGGCAAGCAGTTGCGCAATGTGCAGGGGGTTTTCCTGCCAACCCGGACCGCCATCCACGGTTACGAAATTCACAATGGCATCAGCGAAGGCCCGGCCCTGTCGCAGCCCATGCTGAAACTGGGTGCCCGTGACGAAGGCGCCATCAGCGACGATGGCCAGATCATGGGCTGTTACCTGCATGGCCTGTTCGATAGTGCCGAGGCCGGCAATGCCATTCTGCAATGGGCGGGTTTACGCAGCGACCGGGCGGTGGATTACGATGCCCATCGGCAGAAGGATCTGGACCGGCTGGCAGACATGATTGACCAGCATCTGGATACGAAAAAACTGCTCTCCGTTTTGTAG
- the cobO gene encoding cob(I)yrinic acid a,c-diamide adenosyltransferase, which yields MKPDPKSPERHAWRMEKKQQIMRERIANADKDQGILLVLTGPGKGKSSSGFGMLARALGHGMKVGVVQFIKGAFSTGEEAFFRDLPNVDYHVMGDGYTWDTQDREKDVAAASAAWDIAKKMLQDDSYHMVLLDELNIALRYEYLDLDRVLDDLQNRPAMQHAVVTGRYAPKELIELADTVTEMKVVKHAFKDLGVKAQKGVEL from the coding sequence ATGAAGCCTGATCCGAAAAGCCCTGAGCGTCATGCCTGGCGGATGGAAAAGAAACAGCAAATCATGCGTGAGCGTATTGCCAATGCGGACAAGGATCAGGGCATCCTGCTGGTGCTCACCGGGCCCGGCAAGGGCAAGAGCAGTTCCGGTTTCGGCATGCTTGCCCGTGCCCTGGGCCATGGCATGAAGGTGGGTGTGGTGCAGTTTATCAAGGGGGCGTTCAGTACCGGTGAGGAAGCCTTCTTTCGCGACCTGCCCAACGTGGATTATCACGTCATGGGTGATGGCTATACCTGGGACACCCAGGACCGGGAAAAGGATGTGGCTGCTGCCAGTGCTGCCTGGGATATCGCAAAAAAAATGTTGCAGGACGACAGCTACCACATGGTGTTGCTGGATGAGCTGAACATCGCGTTGCGTTACGAGTATCTGGATCTGGATAGGGTGCTCGACGATCTGCAAAACCGCCCCGCCATGCAGCATGCCGTTGTCACTGGCCGCTATGCACCGAAAGAGCTGATTGAGCTGGCTGATACCGTTACCGAGATGAAGGTGGTGAAGCATGCCTTCAAGGATCTTGGGGTAAAGGCGCAGAAAGGCGTGGAGCTGTAG
- a CDS encoding ABC transporter ATP-binding protein, which produces MAILEASNLVVDIPGRAAGQPFSARILPGQRWGVLGPNGAGKSTLLHTLAGLRPPRSGQVLLDGECLTQLRRRQLAQKLAVVFQERQDSFPATVQETVLIGRHPFLSPWQRETANDLRLANQAMEALSLSLLGGDRLVSTLSGGERQRVAIATALTQQPAIWLADEPTNHLDLHHQVAVMELLHRQAEQGAAVFMCLHDLNLAARWCDHLLLLYPDGELCFGPAETMLVPEALERLYDQKLSVARINGAPVFVPG; this is translated from the coding sequence ATGGCGATTCTCGAAGCCAGCAATCTGGTGGTGGATATTCCCGGTCGTGCGGCAGGCCAACCTTTTTCCGCACGGATTCTGCCAGGCCAGCGCTGGGGCGTTCTGGGCCCCAATGGCGCGGGCAAGTCCACACTGCTACACACCCTGGCGGGGCTAAGGCCGCCGCGAAGTGGTCAGGTGTTGCTGGATGGTGAATGCCTGACTCAACTGCGTCGTCGGCAACTGGCGCAAAAACTGGCGGTGGTATTTCAGGAACGCCAGGACAGTTTTCCCGCCACGGTGCAGGAGACTGTGCTGATCGGTCGCCATCCTTTCCTGTCGCCCTGGCAACGGGAAACTGCCAACGATCTGCGTCTGGCCAACCAGGCCATGGAGGCCCTGTCCCTGAGTCTGCTCGGCGGCGATCGTCTGGTCAGCACCCTGTCCGGTGGGGAGCGTCAACGGGTGGCCATCGCCACAGCTTTGACTCAGCAGCCGGCCATCTGGCTGGCGGACGAGCCCACCAATCATCTGGATCTGCATCATCAGGTGGCGGTGATGGAGCTGCTGCATCGGCAGGCGGAGCAGGGCGCGGCAGTGTTCATGTGCCTGCACGATCTGAATCTGGCAGCCCGTTGGTGCGATCATCTGCTGCTGCTCTATCCCGATGGCGAGCTGTGCTTCGGCCCCGCCGAGACCATGCTGGTGCCGGAAGCACTGGAGCGACTGTACGACCAGAAACTCAGTGTGGCGCGGATCAACGGTGCGCCGGTGTTTGTCCCGGGATGA
- a CDS encoding iron ABC transporter permease, with protein sequence MLAALGALALLVAVTVGSVSMTLTELWMAVVGRGDPLFGELVFSLRLPRAMAAFATGGLLALAGALMQVLLRNPLADPYVLGISGGAAVGALASMLLGLGTAMVSGSAFAGALLSTLLVFGLAQGRGSWTPTRLLLTGVVIAAGWGAVITFMLSLSPADRLPGMLYWLMGDLSYARSPLMAWLVLIPVLILTLPLGRSLNVLARGPLQAAALGVAVKPLAWLVYGLASLLTAVAVTTAGSVGFVGLIVPHMLRLVLGNDQRIILPASVMAGGALLTIADTLARTLMAPEQLPVGVITALLGVPTFLFLLYRSR encoded by the coding sequence ATGCTGGCGGCACTGGGTGCGCTGGCATTGCTGGTGGCGGTGACCGTGGGCAGTGTCTCCATGACTCTCACGGAGCTGTGGATGGCGGTTGTCGGCCGGGGCGACCCCCTGTTCGGTGAATTGGTGTTTTCCCTGCGATTGCCCCGTGCCATGGCGGCGTTTGCCACCGGTGGCCTGCTGGCACTGGCCGGCGCCCTGATGCAGGTGCTGTTGCGTAACCCACTGGCCGATCCCTATGTACTGGGTATTTCTGGTGGTGCCGCTGTGGGGGCACTGGCGTCCATGTTGCTGGGCTTGGGCACGGCCATGGTGTCCGGCTCCGCCTTTGCCGGCGCGCTGCTGTCCACCTTGCTGGTGTTCGGCCTGGCCCAGGGGCGGGGCAGCTGGACGCCCACCCGTTTGCTGCTGACCGGGGTGGTCATCGCTGCCGGCTGGGGTGCGGTGATTACCTTTATGCTGTCGCTGAGTCCGGCGGATCGCTTGCCCGGCATGCTCTACTGGCTGATGGGTGATCTGAGTTACGCCCGCTCGCCACTGATGGCCTGGCTGGTGCTGATTCCGGTGCTGATTCTTACGTTGCCGCTGGGGCGCAGCCTCAATGTGCTGGCCCGGGGGCCGCTGCAGGCGGCGGCCCTGGGGGTGGCGGTGAAGCCGCTGGCCTGGCTGGTCTATGGGCTGGCCAGCCTGCTCACGGCGGTGGCGGTGACTACCGCCGGTAGCGTGGGTTTTGTGGGGCTGATCGTGCCGCATATGCTGCGGCTGGTGCTGGGCAATGATCAGCGCATCATTCTGCCGGCCAGTGTCATGGCCGGCGGCGCCTTGCTGACCATCGCCGATACCCTGGCGCGTACCCTGATGGCCCCGGAGCAATTGCCGGTGGGTGTGATCACCGCCCTGCTTGGGGTGCCCACTTTCCTCTTCTTGCTGTATCGGAGTCGGTGA
- a CDS encoding cobalamin-binding protein, with translation MPPARLLSRCLPLLAALLCLGSGLALAQVCVTDDVDRQVCLAQPAQRIIALSPGATELLFAAGAGEQVVGAVSFSDYPPSAKKLPRVGSYKRLDLEAVLALKPDLIVAWQSGNPMEQVERLQAMGVPVYHSEPRRFEDISTTLERLATLAGTEAVGQGAADALRSGMDSLRQRYAEAAPVTVFYQVWEEPLMTVNNDHLISEAIQICGGVNVFGELTSLAPKISREAVLAKDPEVIIAGGMGEDDPAWLDPWKQFSSLRAVKHDNLFFVAPSTLQRPTPQMLAGTRTLCSHLDTVRARD, from the coding sequence ATGCCCCCAGCCCGTCTGTTATCACGTTGTCTTCCCCTGTTGGCCGCCTTGTTGTGTCTGGGGAGCGGGCTGGCCCTGGCACAGGTATGTGTCACCGATGATGTGGACCGTCAGGTTTGTCTGGCGCAGCCGGCGCAGCGGATTATTGCCTTGTCTCCCGGTGCCACCGAGTTGTTGTTCGCTGCCGGTGCCGGGGAGCAGGTGGTGGGGGCGGTAAGTTTCAGCGATTATCCGCCGTCGGCAAAAAAGCTGCCGCGGGTGGGCAGCTACAAGCGGCTGGATCTGGAGGCGGTGCTGGCGTTGAAGCCGGATCTGATTGTCGCCTGGCAGAGTGGTAACCCCATGGAACAGGTGGAGCGTCTGCAGGCCATGGGCGTGCCGGTGTACCACAGTGAACCCCGTCGTTTCGAGGATATCAGTACCACCCTGGAGCGCCTTGCGACACTGGCCGGCACCGAAGCGGTAGGGCAGGGCGCAGCCGATGCTCTGCGTAGTGGCATGGATTCCCTGCGTCAGCGCTATGCGGAAGCGGCGCCGGTGACGGTGTTTTACCAGGTCTGGGAAGAGCCGCTGATGACCGTGAATAATGATCATCTGATCAGCGAGGCGATCCAGATCTGCGGTGGCGTCAATGTGTTCGGTGAGCTGACATCGCTGGCGCCAAAAATCAGCCGTGAAGCGGTTCTGGCCAAGGATCCGGAGGTGATCATCGCCGGTGGCATGGGCGAGGATGATCCCGCCTGGCTCGATCCCTGGAAACAGTTCTCCTCCCTGCGCGCGGTGAAGCACGACAACCTGTTCTTTGTGGCGCCGTCCACCCTGCAGCGGCCGACGCCACAGATGCTGGCCGGTACCCGCACCCTGTGCAGCCACCTCGACACCGTGCGCGCCCGTGATTAG